The region GGGGTGTGCATATAGAGTTTAAATTAATTAGGCAAATAAAATTCTGCACGCAAAAAGGGCGTTTTCGCGGCGTAATCAATAGTTTACCAAAGTTTAGCAATTACCTGCCGGCATTATATCAGTATGCTTGCCAAATATTCTATGGTAAGCACGTGCAGGTAAAAGAGGGAAAAGAGCAAAAAACAGGTAAAAAGTAATTTATGCAGAGTTGCGCAAACCTGCTGTTACGCTGTTACACTGTTACAAATGATGTACGTACGCTGTTTTCCAGATGGTTACGCCGTAACAGAGGCGTAACAGCTTGTAACAGCACCGTAACAGCTTGTAACAGCATTTTTAGTTAAAGTGTTACATCACTGTTACGCATTTAACTCCCAATTAATCAGTATAGTTGCTATTCTTTTTTGTTATGTGTAACAGTGTAACACTATATTTTTTATAATTGAATATTATATATAAGAAGCGCAGAATTAAATTTTGTAGGCGCGGTAAAAAATTTTTTTGATGGTCGCCCCCCTCCCCGCATGATCAAGGCCGCGCGTTTCTCGAAAAAACAAAAAGGCGGTCGCTCCCGCTCCCGGTTGTGCCTTGCTCGCTATCGCTCACGAAGGCATTAAAAGGTGTTCGCTATCGCTCACGTGTGCGCTGCTACGCGAGCGCCTTATAAAGCGGGAAAGCCAATGATTGTGCCAATTTATTAGCTCTTGAACTGTCTGATGGCTTAGGATGAGCATAAACGCAAAATGGTGATTAGTCTTGCTTTTAATAAGTAGCAAGTCTAATCACCATCGCACATTTACAAGGCCGACAATGGGCGTGAAAGTAGTTTAGTCAGTCGCGCGATCAATCATGCCTTTTAAATCGTCGTAATGAATGTCAGCGGGATAAAACACAACATTGTTGCCTTCTTGTACATAGATATTGGTTTTGTAGCCGGCGGGTTCAAATCGAGTAATAAAGTGAACGTTAATTGATACAACATTGGAATTTGATCCAACGATTTCGATAAAAGGATTTTTTTTCATATTATTTATTTCTTATGCAGCTAAGGTCGATACATACATTTACACCTGCACTATTGACACGTGTCAAACTTTTTAATTTGTTACTAAAACGCCGTAAGCTGTTTGCTTTCGAGCTTGTAGTTCATAACAAGCACTTCAATTTTATTGCCCCTGGTTAAGGTGCTGTCGGTGTAGTTGCGCCGTGCAGGGCTTGCTTTAGTAATCTCCTTGTAAATCCAGCCGAATTTATCAATGTAGTCCTGCAGTAGATTGCTTGGAAAACCGTGCAACATAAATTTACCTTTTAAGTTACCGCTTGTATTTAGCAATTCTTCGTAATTTTCTCTTGTCCAGCCTTTATAATGGCCCTGATCTGTATCGGCGTATGGCGGATCTAATTGAAAATAACTATGGGGTTTATCGCGGCTTTTGATCACCTTAATTGCATCGTCGCACTCTATTTGTGTTAGCTCTAAACGTTTTACCAAGTCGTAATTAAAGCTTGCCTTACGGTTAATCAGCACTTGGCAATCTTTGTTCTCTGTGCTGTCATATTTCCAACCACCCGTTAACTTGCTTATAAATGAGCAATTACATAGGTACCAACACGCCCAGGCTAGCTTAACTTCATCATACAAGCCTGGATTCTTGAATATATAGCCGGCTTTGCGGTGTATGCTCCTGGAAGATAGCGAGGCTTCTACTTCGAGTTTAAGATCATCGAACCGGGTTTTAAGTACCCTGTAAAAGTTGATTACAAAATCATTCTTATCGTTAATAACCTCGATCTCCGATGGCGGCTTTGCAAAGTAGACAGCCCCTCCACCAAAAAAAGGTTCGCAGTATAATTTATGATCCGGAATGAGCGGCAATATATCGTTAAGCATATTTTGCTTACCGCCGTAATAGGTGATCGGGGTTTTACAGTTGATTGTCATTGTTTGATGGTGGGCTGATGATAGGCGGTAAAAGCCTGCTTTCGATGTCCTCTAAGGTGACCCCGAACTCTGCTTGCCAAAAGGCAAAGTGGCGGTGATCAATTGTTACTATAACGTTCCCGTTAGGCGTTTCCATGAAAAGATAACCCTTATACCAATTGCGATTCTCTAAGCTCTCTGACAAGCGTTGAAAACGCCATACATTTAGTACTTTGTTCATGTTTTATATGCTAAAATGGTAAATCGTCGTTATCGTTTGAGGTGTGCTTTTGGGTGCCGCGCATAGATACAATAGCATCGTAGTCCATGTATTCAGATAGTTCTTCCCGGATCACTTCTTCCGATACAAAATCCTCAATCCTGAATGTATAGCACCTTAGATGTTTTGTACAGGTAGATACGGCGGTGTTTAGGTTAATATCCGGCTCGTTGGGCTGTTTCCAGCGGCCGAGCTTTGCTACAAGGCCGAACTTCTCTTTTAATTGCGTACGAATATCATCAGAGCGGAACTTAACGGCCTTGTTCGCAAACCATAGCTCAACTTCTTCGTGGGTAAAGTAGAGCGTGTGATACTTGTAATGAAAAAACTTGTTAGTTAGGATAACCGTTAGTTCTTTCTCAAACCACCCGCGCGAATTTTCTTTAACCTGGTTGCCGATATCGGTCGCTAGATCATCCGGGTGAAACCAATGCCGGCTTACTTTCTTGTGTAATATCTCCCGGGTTGACAGATAAGCCAGGAATGCCGGTATTTCGGCTTGTATCTTTTGCCTGATATCGGGATCGATGGCTTTAAGTTGCGGTACCTCGTTAATCCAAAAGCGGGTTTCTTCCTTGTCTACCTTGACAAAGTTTTTATCGTTGGTAGTGATCCAAAACTTACCAAAGAATGGTACTGGCTTGCGGCCGGCGTACATACCGCGTAACTTGATCTTGTGAGCCGTGCTTAATGATTTTAGCTTTTGCAGGGTTTTGTTTTTTTCGATAATACCCTCGTCAATGCCGATAACTAGTTTTGTGGCCCAATCATCGTTTAAGTGATCTTCCAGGATATCGCCGGTTATTTCGGTGTAGTTGGCTAAAAACATATCCTCCGCGATCCACATGCCGGTACTTTTGCCGGTGTTGCGTTTTTCGCTGAACAGCACCACAATTGGCAGGGCCTGCGTTGGATGGTTGTACAGGATGGTGTAATAGTCGAGTATCAGCTCGTAACTTGTAAAACCCGATGCCAGTACACGTTCGCCAAAAAGGTGTTTTAAAGCGCCCTCGATAGTTGACCAGCCGCCCGGTTCAAGCTCGTGGGTAAGCGGATAATACACGTTAAAGCAACCGAACGGTGTTTTTTCAAACTTTTCGGTATTGCAAGGCACGTTACAAAAGGCATCGTACTTGTCAACCGATGCAAGAAAACCCTTGCCATAGTCGCGCTCGATCTCAGTAGGCGACCAAATTTCGAGTTGCGGCTGCAAAACGCCGTTTGCATCCGGGATCTCGATCATTTTGTAATACTTAATGCCTATACGCACGTACTTGTCTGTATCGGCGTGTTTTAGCAGCTCTAAGCCTACTTCGGGATTAAACTTATAAGTAGCACCTCCGAACACAAATTCGCGCTCCTTAATAAGCTGCTGATTGTTTGCATAAAATGCAGATGGTACGTTGCGATTAAGGCTTAACCAAAAATGATCGCGGATCTTCTTAGGGGTTAAGGTGCCCAGGTTAATTACATCGAAGTACACCTTTGCGCCGCCTAAACGGGCAATATCATCAGTAACAAACTTAACCAGGTCGGGATTTTCGAGGCGCTTCTTGTAAAGCAGATCATCCAGTCCCTTTATGCTTTCTTTGGGCTTATCCGGTTTGATGTTATCTAGTTTAAGGTGCCCGAAAAACACATCACGGATGCCCAGGGTATCGTTTTTTACCGCCTCTCTAAAGTTTACGGCCGTAAGGAAAAAGCCGTGCAGAGATTTTTGAAGGTCTTTATACGGTTCTTCTTCCTGATCCCATTTTACCTGCAATGTATCGGCATCCAGTAGCAATAAAACATTGGTAACGGTACAATCGCGCACGATGGCCGCAATATCCGGGTGCAGGTTCTTTTTATCGGCATCCCGAAAACTATCTTTACCACCCAGGCCGATTATGTCCAGGCCGGCTAAACTGCCGGTATAGGCTTTAAACTCACCCTCGGTAAGTATCAGCGTGTCGATGTGTTCTTTCGCCTTAAACTTTTTTACTACTGCAGGCGGGTGAAAAATGTGAACGCCGGTACCGCGCTCCTGGAAGTACTTAACGTTGCCGGCCGGCTGATGCTCCGGCGAATAACGTACACGTGTAAATGGTACTTCGCTGCCGTCGATCGGCTCCGCTCCACCGTATAAACAAGGGTAATGTATAACGATGTTGCTGTTTGGGTCGTTAGCATCTGCCGGCGCAAATATCGGCTGCTTAAAATCCGGTGATGGAAAGTCGCCCTCTACAACAAAGTAGTGCTCGGAAGTGTCGGTTATACCGATCTCGAACATGCGCTTTTTGAAATAGGTATCGATTGTTGCAGGGTCAATCTTTGTGACCTTTTTGGATTGTTTAGCCATTGATAAGTTCGGAAGGTTGACAGTTGAATATGTTGCAGAGCTTTAGGAACGGGTCACTCGGTATGCTGAATTTAGCACCTAGTGGGGTGTTCATCCAGTTGTCAAGCGTTGTCTCGGTGATGTCGAGCTCAATGCAAATCAGGTAACGGTTTTTGGTTATTTTACCGTTCATAGCATACAGGAATTTCCGTATGCTGTACTTTGGTGTAGGGCACATAGTTAAATTAAATTAGTAGGGAGTAGAGTTTTATGCTATAGGCGGGTGCTTTGGTTACCAGTTACGTCGATCTTCTGCATCCCATTGAGCAAGTTTGCACATCACATAAATTATCCATCCAATTACCAGGGCCATAGGCACCGTAAGCAGCCACCAGGGCGCTCCGATATAAACGGATATAGTGTAAGCGCCAAAGATCAGAAAGCAAAGTGCCGCAATAACTATTACGGCGATAGCGGTTTTTTTAAGTAGGTTAAGCATGGTTTATTTGGCTATTTCGTACCCGAAAGGCACAGTGTTAAACAGGTTGACAGATGGATTTTTAAGGCGTATGCGGTCGGGGATCACTGACCGGATGCCGGCCTCCTGGTTCTCTAACAGGATGTAACTAAGCTCCTGGCTGGCCCAATTGGAAACCTGATCTTCGTACATCGTTAACAGCTCTTTTTTGCCATCAATAGGGTGCAAGCCCATATCTATATGGCTCATAAACACGTTAAGCTCGTTCAACTTAAAATGCCTTATATCGCGGATAATGGCTTTGCCCAGGTAGTTTTCGTTAATGCCATCCCGAAGCTGAAAGTAGATATCGTAGCTCTCCCCTACTTTGTACCGTGCATCATCCCGCAAACGGATGGTGGTGTAGCTCGGGCAAATGAGCTTATTGTTATAGTTGAAATTAAATTTGATGTACTGGCTCATTGCTCCCCCCTTTCCTGCCTGTCTGCCTCTTTCATTGCCTCTGCGCAATCGCTACAGTAACTGTCGCCGGTTTCGGGATCAATCCCGGCTATTTTTCCCTCTAAAATGTGGGCACCACACCCGTTACAACTGTACACGCTTATGCACGTACCTTTTTCCGGGTACATGTAATCTGCCGTATGGTTTGGGTAAATTTTAGCGGCTAGTTCAAGCGCGTGTTCAGGTGTTTCGGCATCAACTGTTATAGAAACATGCCAGTGCATGTCAATTCCGTATTTCATGCTGCAACCTCCCTTACTTCGCTATCAGGTATCGAAAAGCTGTAATGCATCCAGATGTACAGGTAATAAAAATCAACTAAGTACATACCGAATGCCTCGCCGTACTCAATTACCAAACGGAAGCGGCCATCAGGTGAAAAAAAGGTGCCGGTACCGTATTCTTTAATAGCTTTTACGATCTCCGGGCGAAGCTCTGCTGTAGATGGGTATTTATCCATTATGCT is a window of Mucilaginibacter terrenus DNA encoding:
- a CDS encoding DNA adenine methylase, yielding MTINCKTPITYYGGKQNMLNDILPLIPDHKLYCEPFFGGGAVYFAKPPSEIEVINDKNDFVINFYRVLKTRFDDLKLEVEASLSSRSIHRKAGYIFKNPGLYDEVKLAWACWYLCNCSFISKLTGGWKYDSTENKDCQVLINRKASFNYDLVKRLELTQIECDDAIKVIKSRDKPHSYFQLDPPYADTDQGHYKGWTRENYEELLNTSGNLKGKFMLHGFPSNLLQDYIDKFGWIYKEITKASPARRNYTDSTLTRGNKIEVLVMNYKLESKQLTAF
- a CDS encoding primase-helicase family protein; protein product: MAKQSKKVTKIDPATIDTYFKKRMFEIGITDTSEHYFVVEGDFPSPDFKQPIFAPADANDPNSNIVIHYPCLYGGAEPIDGSEVPFTRVRYSPEHQPAGNVKYFQERGTGVHIFHPPAVVKKFKAKEHIDTLILTEGEFKAYTGSLAGLDIIGLGGKDSFRDADKKNLHPDIAAIVRDCTVTNVLLLLDADTLQVKWDQEEEPYKDLQKSLHGFFLTAVNFREAVKNDTLGIRDVFFGHLKLDNIKPDKPKESIKGLDDLLYKKRLENPDLVKFVTDDIARLGGAKVYFDVINLGTLTPKKIRDHFWLSLNRNVPSAFYANNQQLIKEREFVFGGATYKFNPEVGLELLKHADTDKYVRIGIKYYKMIEIPDANGVLQPQLEIWSPTEIERDYGKGFLASVDKYDAFCNVPCNTEKFEKTPFGCFNVYYPLTHELEPGGWSTIEGALKHLFGERVLASGFTSYELILDYYTILYNHPTQALPIVVLFSEKRNTGKSTGMWIAEDMFLANYTEITGDILEDHLNDDWATKLVIGIDEGIIEKNKTLQKLKSLSTAHKIKLRGMYAGRKPVPFFGKFWITTNDKNFVKVDKEETRFWINEVPQLKAIDPDIRQKIQAEIPAFLAYLSTREILHKKVSRHWFHPDDLATDIGNQVKENSRGWFEKELTVILTNKFFHYKYHTLYFTHEEVELWFANKAVKFRSDDIRTQLKEKFGLVAKLGRWKQPNEPDINLNTAVSTCTKHLRCYTFRIEDFVSEEVIREELSEYMDYDAIVSMRGTQKHTSNDNDDLPF
- a CDS encoding helix-turn-helix domain-containing protein, translated to MCPTPKYSIRKFLYAMNGKITKNRYLICIELDITETTLDNWMNTPLGAKFSIPSDPFLKLCNIFNCQPSELING